TCTCGGATCTCGGACTCTCGGTTACTATTTCTCGCCTTCTCGGTCACTTAGTCTCGGCTCTCAGTTTTCGTTGTAGGTTGTGCATTAGAAAAGCATTTCTGTTAATCTATTAAGATAGTCTGTAATCTGGTTCATTCCGAAGTTCCTTGCCCAACGGTTGAGTTCCTTTCCATTGTGAAAGATGATTATTGTTGGGGCGGTAAACACAGTAAAAGCACCTGAGGCTTCTGGATTTTTGTTCATATCAACGTACAAGAATTTCCACTGTGGATAATTTTCTTCGATGTCCTCGAGTTTTCTTTTAACCGTGGTGCAGACACCACAGGTAGGGGTTGAAAATTCCACAAGCACTAACTCTTTTTCAATCTCGCTTTGAAGTTCGTTAAAACTCACTTCTTTCATTTCAATCACCTTTCTGATTAATTTGATAGCGATGATAATTATATTCGCTTATTACATGTTAGACTTTTCATTAGCATTAAAATGGAGGG
This sequence is a window from Kosmotoga arenicorallina S304. Protein-coding genes within it:
- a CDS encoding thioredoxin family protein codes for the protein MKEVSFNELQSEIEKELVLVEFSTPTCGVCTTVKRKLEDIEENYPQWKFLYVDMNKNPEASGAFTVFTAPTIIIFHNGKELNRWARNFGMNQITDYLNRLTEMLF